From a single Lewinella sp. LCG006 genomic region:
- a CDS encoding DoxX family protein, which yields MSNQQATDISLLLLRFAFGGLMVINHGWGKLEKLLAEGPIKFGDPIGLGAEVSLGLAVFSEVVCSILLVVGLFTRWASVPALITMLVAAFIVHAGDSIRDRESALLFGTVYLVILLMGPGRYSLDGWWDRRRMI from the coding sequence ATGTCCAATCAACAAGCTACTGATATTTCTTTGCTCCTTTTACGGTTCGCTTTTGGTGGGCTGATGGTAATCAACCACGGTTGGGGTAAATTAGAGAAATTACTCGCTGAGGGTCCGATAAAATTTGGCGACCCGATAGGTTTAGGTGCTGAAGTATCGCTGGGTCTGGCCGTTTTTTCAGAAGTGGTCTGCTCCATCTTATTGGTAGTAGGCTTGTTTACCCGATGGGCATCGGTTCCGGCCTTGATTACCATGCTGGTTGCCGCATTTATCGTTCACGCAGGTGATTCCATTCGTGACAGGGAATCAGCACTGCTGTTTGGCACCGTATACTTGGTCATCCTACTCATGGGTCCTGGCCGCTATTCGCTGGATGGCTGGTGGGATCGCCGTCGGATGATTTAA
- a CDS encoding MbnP family protein, with translation MRIVLFLLVVLCISGCYEPTPGCLDTRATNFDLDADEACPDCCTFPKLSIRFDNTWTYPDEMVSLRLDTFYIDANNHPFRIQRIRFYWSDLELQLSNGETLTITDSLDLSIANGTDTSMITVRDDYLFADIDRATRSVTLKTLAPSGELASLKATFGIKDPVNKAVTTSVSNSHPLAPKTGQMNLGAATGYIFAKIEYFQDTTAIDTVPRIINIYGSDFIRELQLDLPVPTTFIEGFNPVLVIENDISRWFSGIDVRQTDTTALKNQFVDNLTQSFQLTQVLAQ, from the coding sequence ATGCGGATCGTTCTCTTTCTTTTGGTGGTGCTTTGTATTTCCGGCTGCTATGAACCGACCCCTGGCTGTCTGGACACGCGTGCAACGAATTTTGACCTGGATGCCGATGAAGCTTGCCCCGATTGTTGCACTTTCCCCAAATTAAGCATTCGTTTCGACAATACCTGGACTTATCCCGACGAGATGGTTTCCTTACGACTGGACACCTTTTATATAGATGCCAATAATCACCCTTTCCGTATTCAACGCATTCGTTTTTACTGGTCTGATTTGGAGCTCCAACTGAGTAATGGCGAAACACTTACCATTACAGACTCCCTTGATCTAAGCATTGCCAACGGAACCGATACCAGTATGATTACGGTAAGGGATGATTATTTATTTGCTGATATTGATCGCGCGACGCGCAGTGTTACGCTCAAAACTTTAGCACCCAGTGGAGAACTTGCCAGCTTGAAAGCCACCTTTGGCATCAAGGACCCGGTCAACAAAGCGGTTACGACCTCCGTTTCCAACAGCCACCCTCTAGCACCTAAAACCGGACAGATGAACCTTGGTGCTGCCACCGGCTACATCTTTGCCAAGATTGAGTATTTTCAGGACACTACGGCGATCGACACCGTTCCGAGGATCATCAATATTTATGGCAGCGATTTCATCAGGGAGCTTCAGCTAGATCTACCTGTACCCACCACTTTTATTGAAGGCTTTAATCCGGTGTTGGTTATTGAAAACGATATCTCCCGCTGGTTTTCAGGCATCGATGTTCGGCAAACAGATACTACTGCCTTAAAGAATCAATTTGTCGATAACCTTACACAATCCTTTCAGTTAACACAGGTTTTGGCACAATAA
- a CDS encoding FAD:protein FMN transferase — translation MKTNFYTLFLSLLLLAGCRHKNLSETKVQHIQGETMGTYYKVSYLGEEITNLKTSVDSLLVALNLEVSTYIPEALISRFNHGDLPAIEAETLQAAPHFLANLKLSLKIAQITGGNFNPTIMPLVNYWGFGYTPKHPVTAVDSATVDSLMTFVGLDKIDYDSVIHSPSAIQLDKAFAGTQLDFSAIAKGYGVDLVAAYLRQRGIRNYFVDIGGEVVAAGNKGASDQPWRVGIAVPKEDASPNDLQVAIPLVDKAVATSGNYRNYYEVKGQKFSHTINPFTGYPERSNLLSASILADDCATADGFATACMVLGLDKAYALIEAQAGLEGYFIYSDDEGQLRSKATKGFAVLLAD, via the coding sequence ATGAAAACTAATTTTTACACGCTTTTTTTGAGCCTGCTGCTGCTAGCGGGCTGCCGACATAAAAACCTATCGGAGACGAAGGTGCAACATATCCAAGGTGAAACCATGGGCACCTATTATAAGGTGAGCTACCTCGGCGAAGAGATTACTAACTTAAAAACGAGTGTGGACTCTCTACTGGTGGCGCTCAACCTGGAGGTCTCCACCTACATTCCTGAAGCACTCATTTCTCGTTTCAACCACGGTGATTTGCCCGCGATTGAAGCGGAGACCTTGCAAGCAGCACCTCATTTCCTAGCCAATCTGAAGTTGTCGCTAAAGATTGCGCAAATTACCGGAGGCAATTTCAATCCTACGATCATGCCCCTGGTCAATTATTGGGGCTTTGGATATACTCCCAAACATCCGGTAACGGCGGTGGACAGTGCCACTGTTGACTCCTTAATGACCTTTGTGGGGCTGGATAAGATTGACTACGACTCTGTCATCCACTCCCCTTCTGCTATTCAATTGGATAAAGCCTTTGCGGGCACCCAACTAGATTTTTCGGCCATCGCCAAAGGTTATGGTGTGGACTTAGTTGCTGCTTATCTGCGTCAACGCGGCATCCGTAATTATTTTGTGGATATTGGTGGCGAAGTAGTAGCTGCGGGCAACAAAGGCGCGAGTGATCAACCCTGGCGGGTGGGCATTGCCGTACCAAAGGAAGACGCCTCCCCTAATGACCTACAGGTGGCTATCCCATTAGTCGATAAAGCGGTGGCGACTTCAGGTAATTATCGAAATTATTACGAGGTAAAGGGACAAAAATTCAGTCACACCATCAATCCCTTCACCGGTTATCCGGAAAGGAGCAACCTATTGAGTGCCTCTATTTTGGCTGACGATTGCGCAACTGCTGACGGATTTGCTACGGCCTGTATGGTACTGGGGCTGGATAAAGCCTATGCTTTGATAGAAGCGCAAGCGGGCCTGGAAGGCTATTTCATCTACAGCGACGACGAAGGACAGTTGCGCAGTAAAGCTACCAAAGGTTTTGCGGTACTACTGGCTGACTAA
- a CDS encoding MbnP family protein: MRPLFLLLLSATFIFSACDPDSEEGRGNLDLTFKATYQDAPLVMFDQVYNYPDGSPLKFQLFNYYVSDITLIKEGSTEGQLVSEVELINYEDFYDVATAEQGVKLSFTDLEPGVYTGIKIGLGLTGELNATQPGDYAAGHPLSQNFWSWARGYVFAKVEARADLDGDGQFSDPLTYHIGKDELFTTLTMNKPLIIQKDNPASMTFTVDLYDILSRDGNYLDINIQENTQDHTNNVAIYGWLWENLSNAFEINN; encoded by the coding sequence ATGCGTCCATTATTCTTATTGCTACTTTCTGCCACTTTCATTTTTTCTGCCTGCGACCCGGACAGCGAGGAAGGTCGCGGAAACCTAGACTTAACTTTTAAAGCTACTTATCAAGATGCACCACTGGTGATGTTCGATCAGGTGTATAATTATCCGGATGGTAGTCCTCTGAAGTTCCAGCTTTTCAACTATTACGTATCCGACATTACCTTGATCAAAGAGGGCAGTACAGAAGGCCAACTGGTATCAGAAGTTGAACTCATCAACTACGAAGATTTCTATGACGTGGCTACTGCTGAACAAGGCGTAAAACTCAGCTTCACCGATCTGGAACCAGGTGTATATACAGGCATAAAAATCGGGCTGGGACTTACCGGAGAATTGAACGCCACCCAACCGGGTGATTATGCCGCTGGTCATCCATTGAGCCAGAATTTTTGGTCGTGGGCCCGAGGCTATGTGTTTGCTAAAGTGGAAGCTCGTGCCGACCTTGATGGTGACGGTCAGTTTTCCGATCCACTCACCTATCACATCGGCAAAGATGAATTGTTCACTACATTGACGATGAACAAGCCCTTGATCATCCAAAAAGACAACCCTGCTAGTATGACCTTCACCGTAGACTTATACGATATTTTGTCACGTGATGGTAACTACCTGGATATCAACATCCAAGAAAACACGCAAGACCACACCAATAATGTTGCCATCTATGGTTGGCTGTGGGAAAACTTGAGTAACGCCTTCGAAATAAATAATTAA
- a CDS encoding ArnT family glycosyltransferase, translating into MRQIDWSKWALPALLFLAVLLRWGTFFPSVINHDESTYFLIGKGLLEGQTYLVDSYDTKPVGIFLIYALMSWLGGGAIFFLRLFTALVIGLTAYLLYLLGNSASGNTKASWAAAISYLLLTSIFKFYGISPNTELFFNPFTLGALLLVWGEGRKIHHFLLAGLLLGAGFMIKYVIAADALAIGLFLLWQGWRKERIFRTILQECLPLTLVFFLPLALTYGYYASIGQTEAFLFYTFDVTSKYPVEASWVDRLLFALAFFGRFFPFTLLAIFALREPLAKDRTWQGFLLLWLGCVTVMTLLPGKTFGHYQIQMMPPLALLAALWFDPERKQQGWLRKAAARWIKPFMVVAFVGISVGLFFYFRNKLDGPRLVAAALKERLAPGELVYTGNYHHIVYHLLGQQGLTPYVHSSLLFYDHHVEALEIDLTKEAKRILDQHPRFILLRTDHPHNLLTNSIYERYEITDTLPDKVWLLEPIN; encoded by the coding sequence ATGCGACAAATTGATTGGTCCAAATGGGCACTACCAGCACTGCTGTTTTTAGCCGTATTACTGCGTTGGGGAACGTTCTTTCCCAGCGTGATCAATCATGATGAGAGTACTTATTTCCTGATTGGGAAAGGGCTCCTGGAGGGCCAAACCTACCTGGTAGACAGCTATGATACCAAACCAGTGGGAATTTTTCTGATCTATGCCCTGATGAGTTGGTTGGGAGGAGGTGCTATCTTCTTTTTGCGGCTGTTTACTGCCTTGGTGATCGGTTTGACCGCCTATCTTCTTTACTTATTAGGAAACAGCGCCAGTGGTAACACAAAAGCAAGCTGGGCCGCAGCGATAAGCTACCTCTTGCTGACCTCGATTTTTAAATTTTACGGTATTTCTCCCAATACGGAACTGTTTTTCAATCCTTTCACCCTGGGTGCGCTGCTGCTGGTTTGGGGAGAAGGGCGAAAAATCCATCATTTTTTGCTGGCGGGTTTACTGCTGGGGGCTGGATTTATGATCAAATACGTGATTGCTGCCGACGCTTTAGCGATTGGGCTATTTTTGCTTTGGCAGGGATGGCGAAAAGAACGTATTTTCCGAACTATCCTGCAAGAATGCTTGCCTCTCACGCTGGTGTTTTTTCTTCCTCTGGCCCTGACGTACGGGTACTACGCCAGTATTGGGCAGACCGAAGCCTTCTTGTTTTATACCTTTGATGTAACGAGTAAGTATCCGGTAGAAGCCAGCTGGGTTGACCGCCTGCTGTTTGCCCTGGCGTTTTTCGGGCGATTTTTTCCGTTTACTTTACTAGCCATTTTTGCCCTCAGGGAGCCTCTGGCAAAGGATCGCACCTGGCAGGGTTTTCTCTTGCTTTGGCTGGGCTGCGTCACCGTGATGACCCTGTTGCCAGGTAAAACCTTTGGGCACTATCAAATCCAGATGATGCCACCACTGGCCCTTTTAGCGGCACTGTGGTTTGACCCTGAGCGCAAGCAGCAGGGATGGCTACGCAAGGCTGCCGCCCGTTGGATCAAGCCTTTCATGGTCGTTGCTTTCGTTGGGATTTCTGTGGGCTTGTTTTTTTACTTTCGCAATAAGCTGGACGGGCCTCGTCTGGTAGCCGCAGCCTTGAAGGAGCGGCTAGCGCCGGGAGAGTTGGTCTATACAGGAAATTACCACCATATCGTCTATCATTTATTGGGTCAGCAAGGGCTTACCCCTTATGTGCATTCCTCGCTACTGTTCTACGATCATCATGTGGAAGCATTGGAAATCGACCTGACCAAGGAAGCAAAACGTATTTTGGATCAACATCCGCGTTTCATTTTATTAAGAACTGATCATCCACACAATCTTCTAACTAATTCGATTTACGAACGTTATGAGATTACAGATACACTCCCAGACAAAGTCTGGTTATTAGAACCAATAAATTAA
- a CDS encoding exonuclease domain-containing protein, with amino-acid sequence MDLQLSKDLVFFDIESTGLHVIRDRIIQIALIKYSAKGKSPEEKTYLVNPGIPISEEAMSIHGITPKDVARKPLFAQIAQEIFDFIGDADLAGYNSNRFDVPMLMEEFDRAGLEFNIDNRRLIDVQRIFYKMEPRTLSAALRFYCQKEIENAHDAMADVKATIDVFMGQLDMYKGKDYVDGDGQVTPNAIQPDIKLLHDFTNDTRFVDATQKMKYDQHGNIVFAFGKYNGQAVADVLRKDKNYYNWIVNKEFSSQVKQIVKKIMRETQQK; translated from the coding sequence ATGGATTTACAACTTAGCAAAGACCTTGTTTTTTTTGACATTGAGTCTACTGGTCTACACGTTATCCGCGACCGGATTATACAGATAGCACTCATCAAATATTCCGCCAAAGGAAAATCTCCTGAGGAGAAAACCTATTTGGTCAACCCTGGAATTCCCATTTCAGAAGAGGCCATGAGCATTCATGGTATCACACCCAAGGATGTGGCGCGCAAACCACTCTTTGCTCAGATCGCACAGGAAATTTTTGATTTCATTGGTGATGCAGATTTAGCGGGTTACAACTCCAACCGTTTTGATGTTCCAATGCTCATGGAGGAGTTTGACCGTGCTGGTTTGGAGTTCAACATCGATAATCGGCGCTTGATTGATGTGCAGCGAATTTTCTATAAAATGGAGCCGCGGACACTCTCTGCTGCCTTGCGTTTTTATTGCCAAAAAGAAATTGAAAACGCTCATGACGCCATGGCTGATGTGAAGGCAACCATTGATGTCTTTATGGGTCAACTAGACATGTATAAAGGTAAAGACTACGTAGACGGAGACGGCCAAGTTACGCCCAATGCCATCCAGCCAGACATTAAGTTACTCCACGACTTTACTAATGACACCCGCTTTGTAGATGCTACCCAAAAGATGAAATATGACCAGCACGGAAATATTGTTTTTGCTTTTGGCAAATACAACGGCCAGGCAGTAGCCGACGTCTTAAGAAAGGATAAAAACTACTACAACTGGATCGTCAACAAAGAGTTTTCCAGTCAGGTAAAGCAAATTGTCAAAAAAATCATGCGGGAAACGCAGCAAAAATAA
- a CDS encoding cytochrome-c peroxidase: MISNSVFLLAFLVISLFTSCDKTPTPPYPIPEPEGFVKMQIPEDNPLTYEGVALGRALFFDPVLSLDSTISCSSCHQPALAFTDGGAVSRGIAGRMGQRSAPSLLNIGFHYKGVFWDGRSPSLEEQALHPLGDSLEMGNHWDLIQARLRQHPEYPRLFHEAFPGLSIDQESTAKALAQFQRTLVSANSKFDQVQRGEAQFTPQEKRGWTIFFDAGYPATPMAECSHCHTDPLFTNLDFSNNGLDEISSLDEFPDQGLGQISGNKYDNGKFRVPTLRNILLTAPYMHDGRFKTIEEVVQHYNSGGHYAENVDPNVRPLHLSEKDQQDLIAFLQTLTDSAALSNQSYYPIKN, from the coding sequence ATGATTTCAAATAGCGTGTTCCTGTTAGCCTTCTTAGTGATCAGCCTTTTTACCTCTTGTGATAAAACCCCTACCCCTCCTTACCCCATACCTGAACCTGAGGGTTTCGTGAAAATGCAAATCCCGGAAGACAACCCACTCACTTACGAAGGAGTAGCTTTAGGCAGGGCGCTTTTTTTCGATCCTGTGCTATCGCTGGACAGTACTATTAGTTGTTCCAGCTGCCACCAGCCTGCGTTGGCTTTCACCGATGGTGGAGCGGTAAGTAGAGGTATTGCCGGAAGAATGGGCCAGCGCTCGGCTCCCAGCCTGCTCAATATTGGATTTCATTACAAAGGTGTTTTCTGGGACGGACGTAGCCCAAGCCTGGAAGAACAAGCTCTTCACCCGCTTGGCGATAGCCTGGAGATGGGTAATCATTGGGATCTTATCCAAGCACGACTTCGTCAGCATCCGGAATACCCACGGCTTTTCCACGAAGCTTTCCCCGGTCTATCTATTGATCAGGAATCGACAGCTAAGGCACTTGCACAATTCCAACGCACGCTGGTGAGTGCCAACAGTAAATTCGATCAAGTACAACGGGGGGAAGCCCAATTTACACCGCAAGAAAAGCGTGGTTGGACCATCTTTTTCGACGCTGGCTATCCTGCTACCCCCATGGCGGAGTGTAGTCACTGCCATACCGATCCACTGTTCACTAATCTTGACTTCTCCAACAATGGATTAGATGAAATTTCTTCACTTGATGAATTCCCAGACCAGGGACTCGGGCAAATTAGTGGCAACAAATATGACAATGGCAAATTCCGGGTACCAACTTTGAGGAATATTCTCCTCACCGCTCCTTATATGCACGATGGTCGTTTTAAAACTATCGAAGAAGTGGTTCAACACTACAACTCAGGAGGGCATTATGCTGAAAATGTTGATCCTAATGTCAGACCATTGCACCTTAGTGAGAAAGATCAGCAAGATTTAATTGCATTTTTACAAACTTTAACCGACTCCGCCGCATTAAGCAATCAATCGTATTATCCGATTAAAAATTAA